A window from Bacteroidia bacterium encodes these proteins:
- a CDS encoding PAS domain S-box protein produces MIYTLFLFLLVVFGSVFFLVYKKIERIKNELKDARSKQKNYESIIDQANDAMFVIDIVEGKILQVNQRAAEMIGCPEEQMLQKKIFEITPTEFSEKSSQAIADTWEKGGLIYKHIPFVAANGSLLPVECSAKIASFSGHPAIVIYARDIRERLRLETEVETQKNIIEEKNRDILASIRYAMGIQDAIFMDINGLKKIIPDSFIFYKPKDIVSGDFFWYKSLRTSLSEQAKKQMGISQDSNLVVMAAVDCTGHGVPGAFMSIISNILLNQTVKNPDINTPADVLHFLQIELFRTFNQNKKITPRQDGMDLAFCAIDFEKMELLFSGANNPLLIVRNQEVIEIKPDKQAITAAIELPEKSFENHTFQLQKNDCVYIFTDGYCDQFGGEKGKKFKLSQFKQMLLSAENKPMEQQKIIFEKTFETWKGNLDQVDDVLIMGVRV; encoded by the coding sequence ATGATTTATACCCTTTTTCTTTTTCTACTTGTTGTTTTTGGAAGCGTTTTTTTTCTCGTTTATAAAAAAATTGAACGTATAAAAAATGAATTGAAAGATGCTCGTTCAAAACAAAAAAATTACGAAAGCATTATTGATCAAGCCAACGATGCGATGTTTGTAATTGACATTGTAGAAGGAAAAATTTTGCAAGTCAATCAACGTGCTGCCGAAATGATTGGTTGCCCAGAAGAGCAAATGCTTCAGAAAAAAATTTTTGAAATTACGCCGACTGAATTTTCTGAAAAAAGCTCGCAAGCCATTGCAGATACTTGGGAGAAAGGTGGATTAATTTACAAACACATTCCTTTTGTTGCTGCTAACGGAAGCCTTTTGCCAGTTGAATGCAGCGCGAAAATAGCTTCTTTTTCAGGGCATCCCGCCATCGTCATTTACGCGCGTGATATTCGCGAACGTTTACGATTGGAAACCGAAGTCGAAACTCAAAAGAATATTATCGAAGAAAAAAATAGAGATATTTTGGCGAGCATCCGTTATGCAATGGGTATTCAGGATGCTATTTTTATGGATATAAATGGTTTGAAAAAAATTATTCCAGATTCATTTATTTTTTACAAGCCGAAAGATATTGTAAGCGGAGATTTTTTTTGGTACAAAAGCCTACGAACTTCTTTGTCAGAGCAAGCGAAAAAACAAATGGGTATTTCCCAAGATTCAAATTTAGTAGTGATGGCTGCTGTAGATTGCACAGGACACGGAGTCCCCGGTGCTTTTATGAGTATTATTTCCAATATTTTATTAAATCAAACGGTTAAAAATCCTGATATAAATACGCCTGCTGATGTGTTGCATTTTTTGCAAATCGAGTTGTTTCGTACCTTCAATCAAAACAAAAAAATTACCCCTCGTCAAGACGGAATGGATTTAGCTTTTTGCGCAATTGATTTTGAGAAAATGGAACTTCTTTTTTCAGGCGCGAATAATCCTTTATTGATTGTTCGTAATCAAGAAGTAATAGAAATTAAGCCCGATAAACAAGCCATTACAGCCGCTATTGAATTACCGGAAAAATCGTTTGAGAATCATACTTTTCAATTACAAAAAAACGATTGTGTCTATATTTTCACAGATGGTTATTGCGATCAATTTGGCGGAGAAAAAGGGAAAAAATTCAAACTCAGTCAGTTTAAGCAAATGCTATTATCAGCAGAAAATAAACCAATGGAACAGCAAAAAATTATTTTTGAAAAAACATTTGAAACTTGGAAAGGTAATTTAGATCAGGTGGATGATGTATTGATAATGGGCGTTCGCGTGTGA
- a CDS encoding peroxiredoxin family protein, whose translation MKKIHLYTSIAVGLLLIAVVCIGLHQNKVAAILSVVAYFITLKEVSKYTSNYQFFTVFAAALLTGIALEFPFTSFPFLTMALLFIAGCGISRIAFFSIFSYSQYSWLEPILLFCAIVLFGIGMSVRTHTIFQLLVPLPSFAFACMLTYGMLKDKKQLSKNKSAKQRVEIGKIPPNFELPDQENNLVKLSDFKDKRHLLLIFVRGDWCPGCHMMLRTYEKNREKFQTKNIFVMAIGPDPVGVNKEMVLKLGLDFKVLADDKQKTAMAYGVQLSEYDNAFADKFEEGIPLPASFLIDTSGIVRYVSRPDKVGEFLNPSLIFPIIDTL comes from the coding sequence ATGAAAAAAATACATCTTTATACAAGCATTGCCGTTGGATTGCTTTTAATAGCGGTGGTTTGCATCGGATTACATCAAAATAAAGTAGCAGCTATTTTAAGTGTGGTCGCTTATTTTATTACCTTAAAAGAAGTTTCTAAATACACCTCCAATTATCAATTTTTTACTGTTTTTGCAGCCGCACTTTTAACAGGAATTGCATTGGAATTTCCATTTACTTCGTTTCCCTTTCTCACGATGGCATTGCTTTTTATCGCTGGATGCGGTATTTCACGAATTGCCTTTTTTAGCATTTTTTCCTACTCGCAATATTCTTGGTTGGAACCGATATTGCTTTTTTGCGCTATTGTCCTTTTCGGTATCGGAATGAGCGTTCGAACACATACGATTTTTCAATTACTTGTTCCGCTCCCAAGTTTCGCTTTTGCTTGCATGTTAACGTATGGAATGCTAAAAGATAAGAAACAATTATCTAAAAATAAATCGGCGAAACAACGTGTAGAAATCGGAAAAATACCTCCCAATTTTGAACTTCCTGATCAAGAAAATAATTTGGTGAAATTATCTGATTTTAAAGATAAACGGCATTTGCTATTGATTTTTGTACGCGGAGATTGGTGTCCTGGCTGCCACATGATGCTACGCACGTACGAAAAAAATCGCGAAAAATTTCAAACAAAAAATATTTTTGTGATGGCAATTGGGCCCGATCCAGTGGGCGTAAACAAAGAAATGGTTTTAAAATTAGGATTGGATTTTAAAGTACTTGCCGATGACAAACAAAAAACCGCAATGGCTTACGGAGTGCAATTAAGTGAATACGACAACGCCTTTGCGGATAAATTTGAAGAAGGCATCCCGCTCCCTGCTTCATTTTTAATTGATACCTCTGGTATTGTACGTTATGTTTCGCGCCCCGATAAAGTGGGCGAATTTTTAAATCCTTCACTTATTTTTCCGATAATTGACACACTTTAA
- a CDS encoding class I SAM-dependent methyltransferase → MFMKCTYWYEDWFDSEYYHKLYKNRDAREAQFFLDNLLTLLQLPASAQLLDLACGKGRHSIYLSKKNFSVTGIDLSENSIHEACKSATEKLFFYRHDMRLPFRINFYDAVFNLFTSFGYFENEKDNDKVLRSTALALKKNGIFVLDFINAEKAIREIKKSEIKISDGVRFEIKRSFENGFIVKKIIFSDAYKTYHFMEKVRAFHLSDFEKLFQKNGLKIEHVYGDYSLRPFDEKNSDRLIIIAKK, encoded by the coding sequence ATGTTTATGAAATGTACGTATTGGTACGAAGATTGGTTTGATTCGGAGTATTATCATAAACTTTACAAGAATCGCGATGCCAGAGAAGCACAATTTTTTTTAGATAATTTATTGACTTTATTGCAGCTTCCGGCTTCGGCTCAATTGCTTGATTTGGCTTGCGGAAAAGGTCGTCATTCGATTTATCTCAGCAAAAAAAATTTCTCTGTAACAGGCATTGATCTTTCCGAGAATAGCATTCACGAAGCATGCAAATCCGCTACCGAAAAATTATTTTTTTACCGACACGATATGCGTTTGCCTTTTCGAATTAATTTTTACGATGCTGTATTCAATTTATTTACCAGTTTCGGTTATTTTGAAAATGAAAAGGATAACGATAAAGTACTTCGTTCTACGGCGCTTGCGCTGAAGAAAAACGGAATTTTCGTGCTCGATTTTATCAATGCAGAAAAAGCAATTCGCGAAATAAAGAAATCAGAAATAAAAATTTCGGACGGCGTTCGTTTTGAAATAAAACGTTCGTTTGAAAACGGATTTATCGTCAAAAAAATTATTTTTTCAGATGCTTATAAAACATATCATTTTATGGAAAAAGTACGCGCTTTTCATCTTTCAGATTTCGAAAAATTATTCCAAAAAAACGGATTGAAAATCGAACATGTTTATGGCGATTACAGTTTGCGTCCGTTTGATGAAAAAAATTCCGACCGCTTAATTATCATCGCAAAAAAATAA
- a CDS encoding peroxiredoxin, which produces MSVLVGKKAPAFKAKAVVMGGEIVNDFSLEQYIGKKHVVFFFYPKDFTFVCPTELHAFQDQLAEFEKRNVAVVGCSTDTEQSHWGWLQMAKSHGGIKGVTYPIVADTTKTISSNYGVLAGDYDVNDEGDLIATGPMIAYRGLFLIDKKGMVHHEVVNNFPLGRSVDEVIRMVDALQFFEENGEVCPANWKKGDAAMKESHEGVANYLAKH; this is translated from the coding sequence ATGTCAGTATTAGTAGGAAAAAAGGCACCCGCTTTCAAAGCAAAAGCGGTAGTTATGGGAGGCGAAATCGTAAACGATTTTTCACTCGAACAATACATTGGCAAAAAACACGTCGTATTTTTCTTTTATCCAAAAGATTTTACGTTTGTATGTCCAACAGAATTGCACGCGTTTCAAGATCAACTCGCAGAGTTTGAAAAAAGAAATGTAGCAGTTGTAGGTTGTTCCACAGATACAGAACAATCGCATTGGGGATGGTTGCAAATGGCAAAATCGCATGGCGGAATTAAAGGTGTTACGTATCCGATTGTGGCAGATACAACTAAAACAATTTCATCCAATTATGGCGTTCTTGCTGGTGATTACGATGTAAATGACGAAGGAGATTTAATTGCAACAGGACCGATGATTGCATATCGCGGACTTTTTTTAATTGATAAAAAAGGAATGGTGCATCATGAAGTGGTAAATAATTTTCCTTTGGGAAGAAGCGTGGATGAAGTGATTCGTATGGTAGATGCACTTCAGTTTTTTGAAGAAAACGGAGAAGTTTGTCCGGCGAATTGGAAAAAAGGCGATGCGGCGATGAAAGAAAGTCACGAAGGAGTAGCCAATTATTTAGCGAAACATTAA
- a CDS encoding TonB-dependent receptor yields the protein MKKKYFFTLLFFCTAIPFISAQSVMVKGKVTDASSHETLVGVSIGIDKTDGVLSDVDGNFHFALAAGAHSATFNLVGYIPQTKTFLLTVGDTITLNVSLKQSTNELDQVVVSAGKFDQKIGDVTVSMEVIKPELVENKNTTSMDDIINQVPGVNVVDGQANIRGGSGFSYGAGSRVLVLVDDLPMITADAGDVKWNFLPIENLSQIEVIKGASSALFGSSALNGVINIRTAYPTDTPLTKVTMYSGVYMNPQRSDLIWWGNVNPTFSGFDFMHSEKINNLDLVVAGNVYNTDGYRQLENEERYRCNVNMRYRSKKVTGLSYGVNVNSMYDRAGLFLLWANADSGGYKPNGGSVSEYKDTRTNVDPFIVYISPNGDKQSLHTRFFNTTNTNNTSQGSVANVYYAEYQYQKHFSENTTLTTGFAETYTTVKSDSLYELHSGENAALFAQLDKKIKKLTLSVGVRGEYYKLDTAETKTTFLKKQIPFKPVLRAGINYHIAKYTYLRASYGQGYRFPSVAEKFISTVVDNLKIDPNPALQPETGWSSEIGIKQGLKLGGWNGYLDVAGFLTQYENMMEFTFGYFIPPTITNPGLLDYVKNAGFKSMNVGNTQITGVDVTLTGTGKIFGINTTVLMGYTYTDPTYLNFNTAKDSTASTSQNILKYRFYHNAKADIQFDYKKVSTGFSMRYNSFMINIDKRFEEPLLYDKLPTAPIYILPGLKQYRETHNNGDLVFDYRIAYQLNKTAKLAVIVNNVFNREYMTRPGNIMPPRNITLQLSLRF from the coding sequence ATGAAGAAAAAATACTTTTTTACACTCCTGTTTTTTTGTACTGCTATCCCTTTTATTTCTGCGCAAAGCGTAATGGTAAAAGGGAAAGTTACAGATGCTTCTTCACATGAAACGTTAGTTGGAGTGAGTATTGGCATTGACAAAACGGATGGCGTTTTGAGTGATGTGGATGGAAACTTCCATTTTGCTCTTGCTGCTGGAGCGCATTCTGCGACATTTAATTTGGTGGGTTATATTCCGCAAACAAAAACTTTTTTATTGACGGTAGGAGATACCATTACGCTGAATGTAAGTTTGAAACAAAGCACCAACGAATTGGATCAAGTAGTTGTTTCTGCGGGTAAATTTGACCAAAAAATTGGCGATGTTACTGTTTCTATGGAAGTAATAAAGCCCGAATTAGTTGAAAATAAAAATACCACCAGCATGGACGACATCATCAACCAAGTGCCGGGTGTAAATGTGGTAGATGGTCAAGCGAATATCCGTGGAGGGAGCGGTTTCAGTTATGGAGCCGGAAGCAGAGTGTTGGTGTTGGTGGATGATTTGCCAATGATTACTGCCGATGCTGGCGATGTTAAATGGAACTTTTTACCCATCGAAAACCTATCGCAGATAGAAGTGATAAAAGGTGCTTCCTCTGCTTTGTTCGGTTCTTCGGCGCTCAACGGAGTTATCAATATCCGAACCGCTTATCCTACAGATACGCCGCTTACAAAAGTAACGATGTATTCTGGTGTATACATGAATCCACAACGCAGTGATTTAATTTGGTGGGGAAATGTGAATCCGACGTTTTCAGGATTTGATTTTATGCATTCTGAAAAAATTAACAACTTAGATTTAGTAGTTGCTGGAAACGTATACAATACCGATGGTTACCGACAATTGGAAAACGAAGAACGCTATCGTTGTAACGTAAATATGCGTTATCGCTCTAAAAAAGTTACGGGATTATCGTATGGCGTAAACGTTAATTCGATGTATGATAGAGCAGGGTTGTTTTTACTTTGGGCAAATGCCGATTCGGGAGGATACAAACCCAACGGCGGCTCTGTGAGCGAATACAAAGACACACGTACCAACGTAGATCCTTTTATAGTGTATATTTCTCCTAACGGAGATAAGCAAAGTTTGCATACCCGCTTTTTCAATACAACCAATACCAACAATACTTCTCAAGGCTCTGTTGCCAATGTGTATTATGCCGAATATCAATACCAAAAACATTTTTCTGAAAACACTACACTTACTACAGGCTTTGCAGAAACCTATACTACCGTAAAATCAGATTCGTTGTACGAACTTCATAGCGGAGAAAATGCGGCTTTGTTTGCTCAGCTCGATAAAAAAATTAAAAAACTGACGCTTTCCGTAGGTGTGCGCGGCGAATATTACAAGTTGGATACGGCTGAAACTAAAACCACTTTCCTGAAAAAGCAAATTCCCTTTAAGCCAGTTTTAAGGGCGGGCATTAACTACCACATTGCTAAGTATACCTATTTACGGGCTTCTTACGGACAAGGCTATCGTTTCCCTTCCGTTGCAGAAAAGTTTATAAGCACGGTGGTGGATAATTTAAAAATTGATCCCAATCCGGCATTGCAGCCAGAAACTGGTTGGAGCAGCGAAATTGGAATAAAACAAGGTTTGAAATTAGGCGGTTGGAATGGCTATTTAGATGTAGCCGGCTTTTTAACACAGTACGAAAATATGATGGAGTTTACCTTCGGATATTTCATTCCGCCAACCATCACAAACCCTGGTTTATTAGATTATGTAAAAAACGCGGGCTTTAAATCCATGAACGTTGGCAATACACAAATTACAGGAGTGGATGTAACACTTACTGGAACTGGAAAAATCTTTGGCATCAACACCACCGTATTGATGGGCTATACTTACACGGATCCCACTTACCTCAATTTTAATACTGCAAAAGACAGCACGGCATCTACTTCCCAAAACATTTTAAAATACCGCTTTTATCACAATGCGAAAGCAGATATTCAATTCGATTATAAAAAAGTATCCACTGGGTTTAGCATGCGTTACAACAGTTTTATGATCAATATTGACAAGCGTTTCGAAGAGCCTTTGTTGTATGATAAATTACCTACGGCTCCCATTTATATTCTTCCAGGATTAAAGCAATACCGCGAAACACATAATAACGGGGATCTTGTTTTTGATTATCGTATTGCCTATCAGCTAAACAAAACGGCAAAGCTGGCCGTGATAGTTAATAATGTATTTAACCGAGAATACATGACGCGCCCGGGTAACATTATGCCTCCGCGAAATATTACTTTGCAATTAAGTTTGCGATTTTAG
- a CDS encoding GNAT family N-acetyltransferase — translation MTSKKSIHLKPFKKEHVVLLQTWADTEEELVQFAGPVFKFPLTEEQVAHYLEDQNRAVFLVEEAQNKVAIGMGEIFIVNAETRRLCRITVGNKQYRGKGFGQAIITTLLEKSFSDKAVNTVELNVFEFNTTAIKCYTACGFTITPNNIRIIDVNTQKWNLLNMKISREKYFFEA, via the coding sequence ATGACATCTAAGAAATCCATACACTTAAAACCATTTAAAAAAGAACACGTTGTACTGCTCCAAACATGGGCAGATACAGAAGAAGAACTTGTTCAGTTTGCAGGACCTGTATTTAAATTCCCTTTAACAGAAGAACAAGTAGCGCATTATTTAGAAGACCAGAACAGAGCCGTTTTTCTGGTGGAAGAAGCACAAAATAAAGTCGCGATTGGTATGGGCGAAATTTTTATTGTGAATGCAGAAACGCGCAGGTTGTGCAGAATAACTGTTGGTAATAAACAGTATCGCGGAAAAGGTTTCGGACAAGCAATTATCACTACACTATTAGAAAAATCTTTTTCCGATAAAGCTGTAAATACAGTAGAATTAAATGTATTCGAATTTAATACAACAGCCATTAAATGCTATACTGCTTGCGGCTTTACAATTACACCCAATAATATTCGAATTATAGATGTAAATACCCAAAAATGGAATTTACTAAACATGAAGATAAGTAGAGAGAAGTATTTTTTTGAAGCGTAA